From the genome of Streptomyces ficellus:
CATGGCCGGGCACGGTCAGCATCAGCGCCCGCACCCTTCATGCCGTGATCACTGACATCGCTCAGTCCCTGGAGACCTCCGGCATCCGGAAGCTCGTGTTGGTCAACGCCCACGGCGGGAACTACGTGCTCTCGAATATCGTGCAGGAGGCCAACGTCACCGAAGCACGGATGGGGCTCTTCCCGCAGAGTCACGAATGGAAGCGGGCTCGGCAGCACGCAGGACTGGTCAGCAGTTCCTACGACGACATGCACGCGGGGGAGATCGAAACTTCAATCCTGCTGCATGCGGATCCCTCCCTCGTGCGCCCCGGTTACGAGACCGCAGACCACGATGGGGGCGAACGGCCGTTCCTCCTCACTCAAGGGATGAAGGCGTACACCAAGACCGGTGTCATCGGGTTCCCTTCGTACGCCACAGCAGAGAAGGGCAAGGCTGTGCTGGCAAGCCTTGTAGAGAGCTTCGCCGAGCACCTACAGGCGCTGGGTGAGTGAAACGGACCGCCGACCCGGGCGTCGCCGAGGGGCAGCAGACACCTCGGTGACGCCTGGGTCATGGCAGTGCCCGCAGCACCCTCGTCCACGGCAGCTCGCACTTGACTTGCAAGCAGCTAGCCGCCCTCCAAGGCAGACGACCCCTATGCCACCAAACCTCGAATCACAGTCGCCATTTCTCTTGGGATCTCCCCCTCCGTCATGACGGATGCGATCCTTACGGAATCCTTCCGCTTATTGAACGAGAGACCGTAGCCACGAAAGATAAGCTTTAGGATCTCGTCACCCGGGATGAGATCAGCCTTACTGGAGGCCCATCGGGATTCCACGTCACCCGCAGCCCGCCTCAGCGTCTCCTCCATCTTTTGTCGAAGCTGTTGCACAGAAGCGATGACCTCATCGATCTCTCGATAGGCAGCTGTGAGAAAATCCTCTTCCACATCGCGGTGGATCACCCCTTCACGCCGCGGGAAGATGGGGGCGCAGATTTCCTTAAGCGCCCGCCTTTCGATAGCTACCGCGCGAAGTTCTTCACACGCCGAGTCGATCTTTTCCTGTACTTGTTCAGGCGAGACTTGTACCGCACCGTCCGTCCGGATGGCCAAGTACCGTGACAACGTGCGTGCGTCGAGCAGATAGTTCTCCAACTCCCGCTTTTCCAGGACTACGAGCTCGCTGACGCCGGAGACCTGCTCCTGCAATTTTATAATTTCGACGCTATTCCTTTCATCTCGATCCAATAGAAACGTTGTTCGCACGTTTCTCTTGCCCAAGAAGGAAAGGGTTGAAGCAGTTGCAAAGTGGGTGAAGTTTCTTGCCCCCCCAGTGGTAACAAAGCCTACGGATGCCTGACCAAGACTAACCTTCAGCGTCTCCGCAAAGATCCGTAGGATCTGCTCGTCCGAAGGCCCCTCGACAAAGATAAGGCGATCATACATAAACAGTGAACTAAGGCGGATTCCTAGTTCTTGAGGGATGGCCTCCTCGGCTTCCGAGACATTAAGTAGATTCACCGTTGTTTGCGGCGCCCTAGAGACCATATACACGTTCTTGAGAGCGCCGACGTCCAAGAAGTTCGTTGAGTGGGTAGTTAGGAAAACTTGACACTTTTCGCTAACGTTCCGCAGGTACTGCATCAGAGCGGTCTCCAGCGCCGGGTGCAGATGGACCTCCGGTTCCTCCACAAGCAACACTTGAGGCTTCTCAAATTCGTAGTCCAGGATGAGGCGCAACGCCTCTCTGACTCCTGACCCATTAACTTGTACCAGGAAGTCATCGACGTCGAGTTCGGCGACTGGTTGACCGCTACGGCGTGGATTATCGTCCGAGCTAAAGGCGTCAATCTGCACTCCGAGCAAGGTAGAAACCACAGATTGAATGTCGTTGAGCACAGCCCCCTGGCCCCGACTTGTTTTGAGCCTGAGGATCTTACTTGCTTCTGCCGGTCCAATCGGATTGCGCTGCTCGGAAAGATGATGGACCCTCAATTCGGAAATTCGCGAGATGAGGTTGGTGACGTAGTTTGGTACGGTTGTCGCCTCACCTGAAAAAATCCGGACGGGATTGCCAATCTCCGCATGCTCTACTGACTCGATCTCGGTCGTGAGTTGAGATACCTTACTGCGGCAGATTTGAGTGAATTCCTCAGGAGTTGAGGAGTTCTTAAAGACTTGGTCTAGCATACGAATTTGCGAGTTCGAAAGGCTTGTGCGGCGAGATCGAAGGGCATAGGTAACGCCGACATCTTTAGCCATGCGGAATTCATCGTCGCGAATCCCTTCCATGCCAATGTTCAGCGCCTCCATCTCCTCCCTTGCCTGAGTAACCCGACGAACATTTAGGGCGATCTCAGAGGCGGACTGCTCCTCCATAGCGAAAATTACGTTGCCTTCCGCATTGTCGGAAACGAAGGCAATTCTACTAATATAACCAACCGGCTGATCCCTCCCATCGAAAGTGAGGGTGATTGCAATACCGACCTCATGTGTCGAGGTGAATAGAGCGTTGCGCAGCTGGGCAGCTTCAGCTGCGATGTCCTCTTTAAGAAGAGCAATTTCCTGCTCATTTAGCGACAGTTGGGCATCTAGCGTCACAACCCTTTCGGCACTTTGCCTATTCCAATCAGTACTGCGGCAAATCGCTGGAGAGATACTTACAACTTCACCCCCCGAACTGAAGAAGTCAAAAAAGATTCTGACGGCAGAGAGCAGGTTGGATTTTCCGGAGTTATTTTTGCCGATCAAGACGTTCAGCTCGCCGCAATCAATCAGGGACACATCTTGGAGGCTGCGAAAGCCCTGAGCATGCATGGAAGAAAGGCGCACGAATCCCCCTGATTTTGAACCACTCACTGGAGCGGTCACATTGTATCGACGGAACGTAGTCATTGGGGGCTGATCCGGTCAAGTGCTTGTCGCACCCGCACCGGACATTGCATGACCAGTCGAACGCTGATTCGGTGAATGCAGGTGAACGGCCCCGCACGGGACTCAGACTTGGGAAGCCTGTGGGTTCCCGCGCGCCCGAAGTGTCACGGGGCGCCGTTCGTGCGCTCTAGCCGCATGACTGGCCGCCGCCCCACTCTGTGGGATCCGGAGCCGAGGACAGGGGGCGTCGTGAGTGATTGGAAGCAGGGCAAGTGCGGTTGGCCCCTTAAGAGCGGAGGTCGCTGCTCGAACTTGACCATGAAAAACACCTCCAGATGCTGGCGGCACCAGGGGGACTGGACGAAGCGAGGGCAAGCGGAGCGGAAGAAGGCCGGCAGGGGCCGCAAGCGGTGACCCGTGCGCAGGCATCAGAGGGTGCCGAATCGTGTTACGCGGCATGCGAAATCGGCGCCCCGGCGCGTGAGTAGCGTGTGAAGCGCGTGGGCTCTTGATCTGTCCAGCAGGTCTGCCCAGGTCAGGCGCACCCGCAAGTACTGACTATCAATGCCCTCCGGAGCCGTGTGCGCAGGTTCGAATCCTGCCGGGGGCACCCTGTATGAGGTGCCCAAGACCCCGACACCAGCGGTAGCGCTGAGGCCGGGGTCTTCGTGTTTTGCGCGGGCGGGTGCGGCCCGGCAGCCGTATGGCGCGACACGCGGCCGGGATAGGGCGTCTCAGCGCGCCATGATCTCCGTGATCCGCATGAGTCCGTCGGCGCCGTGGCCCCGTCCGATGGCCCGGCGGGCCAGGCCTTCCGCCGCGCGCATCACCTGGGCGTCGATGCCGTGGGCCTCCGAGGTGTGGACGATGTGGGCCATGGACGAGGCCGCCGAGGTGAGGGGGTTGTCCTCGCCGGAGAAGGTTCCGCTGTCCACGTCGTCCGCGAGCTCCACGAAGCTCGGCGGGAGGAGGTCGCCGATGCCCTTGGCGAAGGGCGCCAACTCGCGTGCGGTGATCCCTTCCGCCCGTGCCACCGCCATCGCGTGGGCGTAGCCCGTCATGGCGGTCCAGAAGATGTCGAGCAGCGCGATGTCGTACGCCGCCGCCCGGCCGATGTCCTCGCCGAGGTGGGTGTGGGTGCCGCCCAGCGCCTCCAGGACGGGCCGGTGCTCGCGGTAGAGGTCCTCGGGGCCGCTGTGGAGGAACACCGCGTCCGGGGTGCCGATGGTCGTGGTCGGCGTCATGATCGCACCGTCCAGGTAGCACACACCGTGTTCGGCCGCCCATGCCGCGGCGTCCCGGGCCCGGTCCGGGGTGTCAACACTGAGGTTGGCCACCGTGCGGCCCCTGAGCGCGTCCGTGACCTCCTCGCGCCGCAGGACGGTGTCCGCGGCGTCGTAGTTCACCACGCACACCACGGTCAGCGTGCTCGCGCGACCGCTTCCTCGGCCGATCCGACGCTGACCGCTCCCCGTGCCACCAACTCCGTGTCCCGGCCCGGCGTCCGGTTCCAGACCGTGGTGCGCAGGCCGGCGTCCAGGAACGCGCGTGCCAGGGCTCGGCCCATCGGTCCCAGGCCGAGGACGGTGACGTCGGACTGTTGCGTGTGTGCAGGCATGACTCAACTCCCGTATACATGTGAGCAAGAGAAGAAGGGGGAAGGAGATGACTCGCAGTCGGGCCCAGGATCCGGATGTCTGTGGCGTGACCGCCGCGATCGCCGTCATCGACGGGAAGTGGAAGACCGCCCTGCTCTGGCTGCTGGAATCCGGTCCCCATCGCCCGGGCGAGCTCCGCCGGCGGCTGCCGGGCCTCAGCGAGAAGGTGCTGACTCAGGCCCTCCGCGAGATGGAGACCGATGGGCTGGTGCACCGGGAGGTGCACGACGTGC
Proteins encoded in this window:
- a CDS encoding creatininase family protein translates to MLPTITTVEVQEQAPRVAILPVGSYEQHGAHLPLITDTAIACIITRELATAHPVLPLSPISIACSHEHGTWPGTVSISARTLHAVITDIAQSLETSGIRKLVLVNAHGGNYVLSNIVQEANVTEARMGLFPQSHEWKRARQHAGLVSSSYDDMHAGEIETSILLHADPSLVRPGYETADHDGGERPFLLTQGMKAYTKTGVIGFPSYATAEKGKAVLASLVESFAEHLQALGE
- a CDS encoding AAA family ATPase, with the protein product MTAPVSGSKSGGFVRLSSMHAQGFRSLQDVSLIDCGELNVLIGKNNSGKSNLLSAVRIFFDFFSSGGEVVSISPAICRSTDWNRQSAERVVTLDAQLSLNEQEIALLKEDIAAEAAQLRNALFTSTHEVGIAITLTFDGRDQPVGYISRIAFVSDNAEGNVIFAMEEQSASEIALNVRRVTQAREEMEALNIGMEGIRDDEFRMAKDVGVTYALRSRRTSLSNSQIRMLDQVFKNSSTPEEFTQICRSKVSQLTTEIESVEHAEIGNPVRIFSGEATTVPNYVTNLISRISELRVHHLSEQRNPIGPAEASKILRLKTSRGQGAVLNDIQSVVSTLLGVQIDAFSSDDNPRRSGQPVAELDVDDFLVQVNGSGVREALRLILDYEFEKPQVLLVEEPEVHLHPALETALMQYLRNVSEKCQVFLTTHSTNFLDVGALKNVYMVSRAPQTTVNLLNVSEAEEAIPQELGIRLSSLFMYDRLIFVEGPSDEQILRIFAETLKVSLGQASVGFVTTGGARNFTHFATASTLSFLGKRNVRTTFLLDRDERNSVEIIKLQEQVSGVSELVVLEKRELENYLLDARTLSRYLAIRTDGAVQVSPEQVQEKIDSACEELRAVAIERRALKEICAPIFPRREGVIHRDVEEDFLTAAYREIDEVIASVQQLRQKMEETLRRAAGDVESRWASSKADLIPGDEILKLIFRGYGLSFNKRKDSVRIASVMTEGEIPREMATVIRGLVA
- a CDS encoding winged helix-turn-helix transcriptional regulator — translated: MTRSRAQDPDVCGVTAAIAVIDGKWKTALLWLLESGPHRPGELRRRLPGLSEKVLTQALREMETDGLVHREVHDVLPLKTVYSLTAFGRELSEMLAPLSDWGHRRLEKLAEAQSAS